The Papaver somniferum cultivar HN1 chromosome 6, ASM357369v1, whole genome shotgun sequence genome segment CTACGGAACGAATAGGAAAGTTAAATTTTAGGGGTAAATTTataaattaattattttattaataaaaaaattcaacaaaacaaatattagttCACTTAGACGGTCAACGTTAAGTCCAGATATTGTCTTTTAATATTTGGATTCTTaggtatcaaaaaaaataaaataataataattcttagGTACTTTTTCTAGATGTTGGACATTTGCTGGATACAAACGGTAaaggtattgaaagcgtgaagcgtttttcatttttaggaagcgATGTGTATGTAGAAGCGTGAAGCGTCGCTTCATGTTTGATGTTTGAAGCGAatgttttcttataaataaattagtcgtaactaataattataaatttattaggaagataatatctatataaGTTTTATATAAGTCTAATTTTTATCAACAGCAAAGTGTGTGTACACCAGTTCAACCTACTCCAGATGAGTGGGATGTGGGGTATTCAATTCCCCTTTAAAacattcatatttttcttttaaaagctttAAAAATTAGGCAAAATTTTTAAAGATTCATGAAAGATGTGCTTCACATGACCGCTTCAAAGCGAAATGATGAAATTTGAAGTGAAGCGTACGCTCTGAAGCGTGAAGCGTACGCTTCATAAAAGATGCGCTTCACATGACCACTTCGgagcgaaatgctgaaatttgaagcgaagcgtacgcttttaaaaaccatgcaAACGGTTAAATAACCCCACTAACAAGTAGTAGTAATGTATTGACGATGATACCATACTACCTAATATGCCAGTTTATACTAGAACTTATCCTATAAGAAAGTCAGATGTTGATAACGAAGGTGGCGTAGAATTGGATCTTGTTCTGAAAAATTGTTTTTTGGTTTAGTTTTTGATAATTGATATGGGGAAAGCCACTTTTACTAGAGGAAAAGCTAACTTAGtttatgatatttgacttccggTCAATATGGGGTGGATCTGATAATAAGCTTTCCCGtatcaattttctttttcttcttgagcTTAACTTCCTGAATATGTATGGTTCTGTTCACATCAAAACTACTCCAGTGATGGGACAAACTAAAGgagtgtttgtttttttttgaaacaaaactaaAAGAGTGTTGCGACCTCTGAATGTATTCATCGACTATCTAGTTGTTAATGAATTGCAAAACAGTAGCCATTATGTACAATTGGTGAATATAAGCAATTAATCTCCTAAAAAACTACCAACAGTGGCCACTGTATTTTTAAATAATGCTTAACCAATCAACACAGTAGTCATACTTGGCTCTCTCTATTTTTAAATAAAGTATTTGATCCTCGTTTGGTGTAATGGAAGTTCAGAAtcgattgaaagaaaaaaaaagtcggaaccaattaatatttttgatttcctCTGGTCTGCATACTATATGCATTTAAACTGACGAGCAATCCTCGGATTTGCTCCATGATCCCTTGGTTGCTGGCACTCCACAGATCATAACCATGAAGGATCTTCAAAATGTAACACATCTTTGCAGGTAACAAACATGGGTGTATATATTTGCACTTTTTTAATCTAAATATTTGGATGTTAGCTAGGGTTTGTTAATCCCTTGTTAATGATACCCAATCTTTTGCACTAGGGGGAAAGCATATTTTAAATCCACTCAAGGTTGATTCATAGTCAAATAATCTAAATGGAAGTCAGCTTTCCCTTTAATAAAAGTAGCTTCCCCCTATTAATTATCTACTTTTTTTCCCTTCCTTCCTCTATAGTATTTGTTTAGACTTTTCCGTTGATTCTGCGCAATGCAAAGCTGGGTCTTGCTCATGAACAGACTGTTAGGTATTACTTCTAAATCAAGTGCACCCAGCTACCTTGGTAATATGTTTTATTATAAAATGATTAattaaaaatcattactcaaacCTAACCAATTATTTTGTAGTTGTTTTGAGAGGGAAAATTCAATTTGCTATCCAACTGCCACCACATTGCTATTACCATAATCTccgaaacaaaacaaaacaaaataaaaaaaaataaaaaattactcaAACCTAGCTAATACCATAAtctccaaacaaaaaaaaaaccgattactcaaacctaaccATGAAAAAGTCCAAATTCGTGACTCTTCATTGCATCGCGTTGCTTATATCATGATCCCCACCTTCTAACAAAACAATGCTATTTTGTTTCTCTATATAGTTCATTAATGTTTGATTTCATTTAAATCAGCTTGAAATCATTTTGAGGCCGACTTCAAAATCTATAAGTCTAAAGTCATCGGTTTATAGTTGTGTCAAACATTTTGGGAAGCAGGAGGAGAATCGATACTCGCTAGTCTCATTCTTCATGTCAGTAACGTCTGATAGCTCGGTACGTAATTATATGATGAAATGTTTTCAGTTTCTAACTAATAATTCATCACCGCATATATATCTATATTTAATTACTGATTATATATTGTTCATTTTATTTGGAAGGAATCGTCTTTTGAGATGGAGGAGGCAGTAGCAGACCCTGTACTTCTTACATCTACCAATTACAACAGTTGGAAATCTTATATAGAAACTAAACAGATAGATGGTGGATCAAAATTCAAACGAGTATGGGGATATCTGTATCCGGGTCCAAGGTATTCGCTTGATCTTGAGATAGACAAGAAAGTTCTTAAAGAGATAAAACTGTCGTGTAGTGAAGAGATGTTACAACATATTTTGTATGCCGAGTATTTTGCGGAAGCTTGGGAATGGTTAAAAGAAGCAGTAGATGCCGCAACAGAAGAAAAAGGTCAGATCGGAAGAGATCTTAGTATccggtttttcttttcttttctccagAGTCCAGACTAGTAAATCGTGATTGAATCATTAATAGTTTCTTTATTTACTGACATAAATCACCATCATAATTTATTTTACTACTCTTTCCGTCCAAGGTATATAAGCCGGGTTGATTTGACTAgatatatcatatatatatatatatatatatatatatatatatatatatatacaggcaGAACTACAATGGCAAAATGACTTCTCACATGTACATACACCCTTATTTTTATGATGCATCAATATCATCAAACTTAGTTTGATGAGTCTACTTAGTTATTAGGAATATGTTAAGGAACTTGGATGTTTTTCTTAATTAAGATATTTAAAAATTCTGCCTATATAACTATCTGTTGGGAATATGCTTCGAAAAATCTCTCCTATTGTAGTTGTATAGCTAAAGGCGAAGCTGATTTGGCAAGTGGAGTTCGATTGAGGGTATCTATTTTAGTGACTCTCATCTAAACCCTCGTCGTATCATTAAATTTCAAACTTTATTTTTCGGGTGAATTTATCCCTGTAAAAGAAAATCAATTATATCGATATCAATATTCTGTTGGAGATGGACCAGATggttaaaacaaaacaaaaaagatacAGCATCTAAAATATTTGATGACCCTGCTAATAaaatttgtttttctattttacTCCACTTACGatacatatttgaacaccattgAGGATGCTATTACCAATTCACCATTCAATTTTCTCAGTAAACTATAAGTCCACAAATCTCGATCACAATTTGACTGAGTTTAAATCATATCGGTTTTTTTCCAGAGAGGTATTACAATATGATGGAGATAGCAATAGCATCAAGAGCAAAAGCAGATGAAGTTCCAGAAGTTGATAAAGTTTTGACAAAGCGAAATTATGGAAAATGGAAAAACTATATGAAAAACGTACTGTTGAGTAAATATCTTTGGGTCGTTGTGGATGGAAGTGAACCAATTGGATCACGCACTTACAGGATAAAAAATCATAATGCCTTGGCAACCATTCGAATCTCATGTGGGAAAGAAATGTTCGAGCACATTTACGAAGCAGATCATGCTCGTGAAGCTTGGTTCAAGTTAGCAGACGAGCTAGGAGGAGGTACCACTtctacaaaagaaagaaaaaaaggttaGATCAGGAAATGATTTATGCACCGGGGTTCTCCTGGCCCGGGTTTAATACCGTGTGAGACGAATGGTGGGTATCATTTTGACTCATCCCTATCCTACTGCTAGAGTCATTCTCGACAGCCCTTTGATTCCCACACATGATTAAACCCGGTAGAATCTGTTGTCAACGTAGAATCGCTGACCGTGAATACCTAAAGATGagaattttatgtatttattggCTTAGTTAGCATGCCCTCTTGGTGCCTTTGGTACTATGTTGTGTTCTACCCTAAAATGACATGATTGTTAGAATacgggcttccaactcaaaaccaattggcaatgagtggagaggccctaagagattatataAACCGCAAGATCTTAGATGCCTGGATAatttgggactaataatctcaacacgacccctcacgtgtagcctcgttgggtctaacacgtggacaatcaaatcgggtgacgcggagtaaaggcgcggtcaaatgactcaTCGCAAATAGCCTGCTGTGATACcatattggaaaaaaaaatgtaaacacGTTAGGATTTCTGATTTTACAACCATGAGATAAACCCAAGTGCATCGAGTGTAATCATCAACTAAAGTGAGAAAGTATCTGGCACCCGTACAGGATGCTACGGAAAATGGTCCCCAAATATCAGCATGAATTAGCTGGAAAgcataagaagatgaagaagtactTTTATTAAATGGTAACCTTGTTTGTTTAGCCAAGGGACATACAATACAAGAGTGAGTACTCTTGGAGTCAATGCAATTAAAAGTACGAGATAATAAACGAAAACAATCCTCGCTGGGATGGCCTAAACGGCAATGCCACATATCCATTGGCCTAAACGgcaataaaagaaaaaacataaggACGGAAGCTAAAATGATATAGGCCCGCAATGCGCctactccatccaatctcctTGTTCGTTTGAAGGTCCTGGAAGACACATGAATCATGAGAAAATTTAATACAACACTTGGTTGTTTTGGTTAGTTGACTAACCGATATGAGATTGAATTTAAAACtgggaacatgaagaacatcaattAATTTGAttgtaggtgataaatcaatattgCCAATATGGCTCACAGATGTAAACGATCCATCTGGTAATTGTACGTCAATTGGTTTATCAACCACCGCATAAGTGGTGAACGACGATATAGAATAGCATATATGGTGCGTAGCACCACTGTCTACAATCCAAGTAGACAAAGAACAAGCAAATACGTGTGGCAAAGAAGACAACAGGGAAGGAGAAAACGTACCTGCGCAGTTTGCCGCTAGAGGAGACACAGCACTATTGCTGTTCGGATTGAGCAGGTTCAGGAGCTGAGCGTATTGCTCAGCAGTGATCGACGGAGCCGTGGAAAGCTGGGCAGGTGTAGCAACTGTGGCTAAATCATTGTGAGTAGCATTGTGAGCAGCGGCCTTTGAAGAGTCATTAGGATATCCGTGTAGCTTCCAACAGACCAGTCGTGTGTGACCATGCCGGTTACAGTGATTACAAAAGGGTCGGGGTCGTTTGTTGCCATAGGAGCTGTTTCCAGGAACTGGACGGAATTGCGAGGAAGGACGCTGTGATCTGGCGTCTGTGTGAGAAGCAGCTAAAGCAGCAGATTCAACTATTGGAACAGCAGCGGAGTTGATTCCTTGCTGCTCTTCTTCCCGGCGTACGAGATTGTACAGTTTGGCAGCCGATGGTAACGGTTCAGTGACTAGGAGTTAGCTTGGCAAGGCAGAGAAACGATCTTGAAGCCCCTGTAAAAACTCCATAGCACGATCTTGATTATGTTGTTCAATAATAGACTTACCAGCATAACAAATACAAGGTGTTGGAGGTCGAAAAGAATCCAATTGATCCCAAAGAGTTTTGAGCTGGGTGTAGCATTGAGCAACAGAGTTATGCTCCTGTTTCAAGGTGGAAATCGATTGCTTGATGGCATACAATTTTGTGGCATTGGACTGAGCAAAACGACTCTTCAAGTACATCCACATCTCATGAGCAGTGTCGAAATACATCACACTACGACCAATCTCTGGTTCATAGGAGTTGCAAATCCAACTGCCAACAAGATCATCACAGCGTTGCCAGTAAGGTATATCAGCTGGAACTTCTGGCTTAACAATGGTGCCATCAATGTAGCCAAGTTTGGCTTTAGCACTCAAAGCCTTACGAAAACCGCGAACCCAAATGGCATAGTTTTCACTTGTGAGAACCGGTTGATAGAGAATAGTTGTAGGACTGTCTGCTGGATGAACATAATATGGACTAGATGGATGAAGGTGAGGATTAGAATCAACAATACCAGTGGTGCTGTTGGTTGGTGATGGATCAGTGACGTCTCCCATTGAAGCTTGTGAAGAGAGAAAAAGAACGATTGCTGCCGGCGTAGGAGTATTGGCTGTCACGACAACTGGTGCTTTGCTGATGCCGATGCTGTGAAGAAAAACTGTTTTCGACAGGTGAGGAAAAGTTTCTCAGTAGATTGAAGCAACTGAGGCTGTTACAATGTTGTGAAGGAAAGTTTGTGGGAGATAAAACCTAGCACGaaaataccatgttagaatacgggcatccaactcaaaaccaattggcaatgagtggagaggccctaagagattatataAATCGCAAGATCTTAGATGCCTggataatgtgggactaataatctcaacaatgaTCGATCACTGACATTTTATATTTTGGATggatttgatcagggatagaTAATGGTGAGATGACAGATTTACCGCTCATACCGGATTCAAATGAAATCATAACTGCCGATAGACTTCTTACAGTAAGCTTCCCTAATGTTCGCAGACGAAATCCAGAAACTAATGACTTCATTTACAATTACATAGCACAGGGCAATTACCAACATTGGAAAGTAGACATGCAAACTTATTTGGAAAATCGAGGATTGTGGGGTTTTACGGAGGAGTCTGTAATATCAGACCATGTGAAAGACGAGGAAGCTCTTGATGCGATGAAGCTTGCATGCGGACCAGATATGTTAGGTTACATTTTATACATGGATTGCGCCAAAAATGCGTGGGAGAAGTTAGCTCAAGTAGCAGCTACTAATTTAGTATTTGCAGCAGGTTAGACCAATACCTTCAACAGTAGTAAACAAACTTGATATCTTCCATATTATCCCATCCTGGGCCTCCTGGCCACTACATCTTTATACCCATATTTTAGCCcgactaaattggggcctatgcccaTTAATTTGGGCCTACGACTACATGATAAAAAAGGTCACTGAAAAGTAAAAAAACCAcccttatccaattattttaaaaaatggCTAATTTACCCCTTGATTAATTAGCGTTAATCgggtgattaattgatgtttaatcaaattaaactaaaaattaactaatcttgattcttcatcaaaacatgatttttttattttttttttgaaaaaatcaaaccAGAATCGATATATGTTCGTGCtctaaaccgattctgggttgatttttcaaatcatgaaaaaaaaaacagaatcggTTTTTACAAATGTACACAAAAACCGATtatgggaaagaaaaaaaaatcaaacataattTAAATCATACTCGTTTGATTTAAATTCATATACTCATTTTGAgattgagtatgaaatcatactcgtttTGAAATTGTGTAAAATCATACTACTCATTTTTAATTCGGGTATAACCAGAATCGGTATACACAATGCACatataaaaaccgattattgaCATTGCAtaacaggaatcggtttataaaagtgctcatgtaatccgattctaacaaaaaaaagatacagaaaaattgagaacaacaaccggtttactcgacacacatataaaatctgattctaacattatacatcaacaatcggtttttataagtgctaatgtaatccgattctggttcaaatttctcgaaccagaaaacatatcaaggacaatcggtctttgtgggaatgaacataaaccgtttctatttgcaatcggatcacatatacattaacgttaaccgattctgatAAACCAGGAAAAATTTGATTTCCAAATTTTCAGTTTTTGAGCGattttatgttactaaaacctagtttataggattggtttgagaagaaaagaagaagaatcagttgaagttgagatgaaaataaatttgattttgattttagtttttagtttataattttatggtttagttttatgattttgattttggttttagtttttaattttatgattttagttttaaattttgattttagtttttaattttatgattagaatttgatggggacaaattagtagtattaatatttgatagaggataaactaataattttgattttttttatcatgtaGTCATAGGCCCAAATTAATGGGCACATGCCCCAATTTAGTCAGGATACtttagaagagagagaaagtagaacaCCATCTTGACTGAGAAATCAAACAAATACCACCTTTTTAATGGGAACAAAGTTACAAGTTATAtggtatttttataaaaattatgaaaaatattaTAGTGTAATACAATATTTATTTAGGTGGAGAGTAGGACACACCAAAAGTTTGTGATAGTCAGGTTTTATATCTAAAAATCTCCGTATGTCTAGAACTGTTTACGTAGGCAATTGTTTAGGTTTGGTTCCTTTTTTCTGTCACATTAGTCTTCACATATAAAAGTGAAAAAATATCATCGATTTTGTTtcattagagcttctccaatgacatgtgtgtggagataaatgtcaaaatccacctaggatgcacatccattttctctaaaatcattctccaatCCGGATGTCATAAATCAAAGTATGCATGACTCCAGGTAGAAAATGTCAAGAGCAATGTCTAGTTTCCCACATTCCCCTTGACATTGTCTTCCATCCTAGTCAgcttttttaaattaaaaatatattttatttactaaaCTTAATTCTAATACAACAAATAATCCTTTTTagatctaataaaatcttaaaattactaaacataaaatttacatttaataagAAAATGATCACAAACAATACCATTGGAGATGAACAACTTTTTTCACCTAAACTTAAGGAAAATTTGGAATAAAaatgtcttgtttgtgttgccacataggaaatacatacaacaacattggagaagctcttagtttAGTGGAACTCAGTCTTGTTAAAGTACCATTTCCTTTGTCTTATTTTacttaataatttatttaaaaaataaattgtttaggaaaatatcataattttagagattttttttcttttacaaagTTAAATACTTAAATTTGGGTATTTTCATTTAAATTGACTCTTCAATAGTGTAGTAAGTAGTAAGTGGATTTTAAAGCACTGAAAATTCAAATTTGGAAAAAAATGCTATCAtaagtgtcaaaaaaaaaaaaaaaatcattcatagTATCCCAtaggttttttatgtttttaacaaAATATTTCTTATTTTCAATAAACTGAGATTGGTATGTTTTCTTGAAGTATATATGGACATATGCTTTCATCTTTAGTCAGCATGGTAAAAGGTTTTATGATGAGAATATAGTTATTTTCTACAAGAATTTACTAATATATATCTCCcttataaagcatagtttggacaacttaggcaAGTTAAAGAGTGGTCCAGATTTCTCCTAGGGAAAGCTAAATCTGTGGTTGTGGTTGGTTACATTATTATTGTATCATTAATTTCTTATAATAAATACTTAACTAATCTCTTATCATAAATgtcttataattatcttaataaatatatttacattaaataattaataaattTGTTAATTAAGAAACATAATAacttttaaaattctttttaaccaattctatttttctaaatatatttttattaaataaataataaatatattaataattatatcaatagaaattagGGATAACCAGGGTGGTGTTTGAGAGAGGTGATGCACGAAGCCAGTGACGATAGTGATGGTGGTAGAAAAGGTAGTGGTAATGAGTCGTTCTGGTGGCGGTAGTGTAGGTTCAGCGTTGTAGTGGGAAAATGTTTATTGTATGTCTTTAGAACAAAAATAACATTATTACggaagttgtggttgatttttTCAGTAGGTCCCACTACATGTTTCACTCGGTGGTTTTTTCGAGACATATATTTCGGTCAACCTAGTAATTTTCCTAAGAaacataataattaaaaaatatgaAAACAATTATCAGTTTTATATaaagccaataaaaaaataaaaccggtTATAATTGACATAATCTTTTTAACTCATTATAGACAATTGTCATTTTTATTCTTTCAATAGATAAATCTAAGGTTGTAAGTGCTTCTCATAACTGATGATTAAAAATTTATCTAACGTCTAAAATTTAATTAACAGATTACTAATTTTTCATTTGTCTTTCATAATAACCATTCTATTAATTTTCCATAGCAGGCGTTGTATcaaaaacgataataaataaattattttattaacaaatatttttattaaataatcaTATTAAATATAATTCGATTAACTAATATCTAAAATGGCCAAAATTTATTAAGTGGATCACAATGGTGGTCATGATGGCGTAAAGGAAAAAACGTTGTGGTATGGTTGGAATGGTGATGGAAACTATTTCAGTAACAACAAAAATGGTGGATGGTGTTTTTGTAGTCTTAAGTATTGGTGACCCAATTGTACCAATGAATAATTTCGCATCCTCTCATGTATTTCTTATTAAATAGCATAACGTTATTTTTGTTCAACAATGATGGATAGCATGGTCTATTGTCGTTAGGTCAAGTGGTTAACCATTTGACTATTGGATATATTTTTATGCAGCGAATAACCTCACATTTAGAAGATCAATGTCGTAGATTGTCTGAGGGTTTTAAAGAATTGAAGATATATCTTTTCTAAGTCGAATGTGTTGCCATCTGAAATGGCTCAACGTTTTATAATATAATGACTTGGAACTTTGACGGACCATAGAATTTTTGCTTCCTGCGGGTCGGGTTAGGACCCGCTTGGAATGCTCCGATTCTCGGATACGCCAGTCAAGTAAAATTTTCGTTCACTAAAAATCCTGCACACTGTAGAAATCTCATTAGTCTCAAACTCAGAATTCTATGAGCATATGTCCCACACCATAATACTCATAAAATTCGACAAGGGTTCCAATATCAAAATAAGGGACGGCCGATTGCGTAAAATCAGATTTGTCCAGTTGCCAACTCCAACAATTTATACGGCCAGTTTccaaaattaacacgggccaattgcccaaaaaTAACTGATGGCCAGTTTCCAAAATTAACACGGACATATGCTCAGAATTAGTATTTATTTGTGTTATTTGGATTGTAAAAACATACGATGTAGTATGTACTGTAGAGTCCATTCTGagttttaatatttttggagCATTTTTAAAGGGGACAAAATCAACAAGGATTTTGACATTGTTAATACGTACACAATTATTTATGGGACGAATGAGTTCGAGTGATGTAAATTTTTTTAACCTACACAGTTCGACGTTTTGTTTTACGCGGTCACTAAAATAAGGGAGATGCAGAAGGGAAATACCgttttaattgattgataatatttttttttgtctttacaatatataaaacatatcaaatatcGTTGGTTTTTTGTGGAAAGGTATGTGAAAAATAATTATGATAGGGTACGGCTCGGGAAGAGGCATTATTTGTGAGAATGTCAAACTAACAAACATACTGGAAGGAATCATATATgagttgttggaacaattgcaGAAGTATGCCTGCAAAATAattaaacaaaaaacaaacaaaacattgttatggctgagtcgcggactaggtcgctttctttaagacgtttcgc includes the following:
- the LOC113285930 gene encoding uncharacterized protein LOC113285930 produces the protein MSVTSDSSESSFEMEEAVADPVLLTSTNYNSWKSYIETKQIDGGSKFKRVWGYLYPGPRYSLDLEIDKKVLKEIKLSCSEEMLQHILYAEYFAEAWEWLKEAVDAATEEKERYYNMMEIAIASRAKADEVPEVDKVLTKRNYGKWKNYMKNVLLSKYLWVVVDGSEPIGSRTYRIKNHNALATIRISCGKEMFEHIYEADHAREAWFKLADELGGGTTSTKERKKG